The DNA region GACGTTGGCGTACTGGGCACCGAGATCGATGACGAGCACGGTGTCGTGTGCGGAGGTCACCACGGGCCGGCCCTCCTGGGGCATCGGGCGTTGACGTTCGTCCACAGGGTAGACACGTCGGACACCCAACCTGCAACCACCTGCCCGCCGGGCGACGAACGCGAGGAGCCGATGATGACCGATGAACCGACCCGCCGCGAGATCGGCGCTGCCGTGCTCCGGGTCATGCATGACGACATCACGACGCTGGACGTCGACGCCGTCGTCAACGCCGCCAACGAGCGTCTGGCCCACGGCGGCGGGGTCGCGGCGGCGCTCGCCCGCGCGGGCGGCGACGAGGTGCAGCGGGAGTCGGACGACTGGGTCGCGGAGCACGGACCGGTGCGCCCGGGCACGGCCGCGGTGACGACCGCAGGTCGCATGCCAGCGCGGATGATCATCCACGTCGTCGGCCCGCGGTATCGCGACGACCACAACAACGCCGCGTTGCTCGAGCAAGCGGTGCGCGCGGCGCTCGACGCTGCCGACGGCGCGGACGCGACATCGATCGCGCTGCCGGCGATCTCCGCGGGGATCTTCGGCTACCCGCCACCGGAGGCCACCGCGGTCATCGCCCGCACGTGCGCGACCTGGCTGTCCGGGGCCGATCGCAGCATCCGGGACGTTGCGCTCGTCGGCTACGACGCGGCCACCGCGGAGCTGTTCTCGGAGGCGCTCAGACATGTTCCGTGACATCTGGAACATGTAATCTTATCAGGACGCTGCGTAGCCTTCATCCGGGTGGCGCGACGCACGGACCTCCCGGCCAACAGCCCCGACCAGGCCGGCGCCCGGCGACCCGAGCTGATGCTGCCGCTCGACGACCTGCCGGAAGCCTGGACGCCTGGAGGGCGCGCCGGTCCACGCCGTGTCAGACCTGATCGACGTGGTGCACCGGCTGACCCGCGCGATGGTGTCGCCGACGGACCGACGACGCCACTGCGTTCCGGCGTCAGCTGCGGCCCGAGCTTGCCACGTAGCCCTCGGCGGTGAGGTAGCCGATGATACGGGCGGCGGCCTCCTGCGGCGAGCAGGTCGTCGTGTCGATCGTCAGCTCCGCGTCCGTCGGCTCCTCG from Euzebyales bacterium includes:
- a CDS encoding macro domain-containing protein — its product is MTDEPTRREIGAAVLRVMHDDITTLDVDAVVNAANERLAHGGGVAAALARAGGDEVQRESDDWVAEHGPVRPGTAAVTTAGRMPARMIIHVVGPRYRDDHNNAALLEQAVRAALDAADGADATSIALPAISAGIFGYPPPEATAVIARTCATWLSGADRSIRDVALVGYDAATAELFSEALRHVP